The Thermosipho melanesiensis BI429 sequence TTTAGCGCTTTCTGGATAATATTTTGCAATAAACCCGGGATTTGCATTATCCGTATGTAATACCTCAAGGTCTGGAGCTACACTCCTAATTCCATTGTACAACTCATTTATTAATATAACATTAACATTAGATGAATTTTTATCAAATCCATATGCAAGTATATTCGCACTTCTTCCTAATCTAAACGCCTTTATTCCTTCCTTATATAGGGTTTCCACTTCATCTACTATATCCTTAACAGGTCTACTTGAAAAGAAGGGATGTAAAATGGGTTCACTACAAAACGTACAATATGTTTTTCTTTCACAACCTGTTGACACTTCAACTTCACAAATAACATCTGGATATCTAGGATGTTGTTTTACAATTGATGCTCCTTTTATAGAAACAACTCTAATTATTTGGTAATCTACTTTTTCAAATGCATACTCCAAAAAATCAACAGTCATATCATCTGCTTCAACATTTTCTGCAAACTCAACAATTGCACCTGTTAAAATTCTAAAAGGTTTTTTATTTAATGTGAATATTTTTTTTATCTCATCTACCGTAATAGGTGTTCCACCTATATACTTTCCAGGTACAGTAACAGAAGATAATATCACCAAAACGTTGTAATCATTAAAATCTTTCCATTTATTTTTTTGTCTTATTTGGTCTATCGTAATATACGAAACATCAAATCCTTTTAATAACAAAGTACCCGCTATATAGCGGGCATACGTACTAATATATGGTGGAACACCTAAAACCGCAGGTTCATCAACATAACCGTCAATTAAGATTGCCGATTTCATTTTCTATTTCCTCTCGCGTACTTTTACTTGCTTTTTTTATAGTCAAGTAAAAATCATTTATTTTGTAAGTTCCTTTTTTCTTTGAAAGAAGTAATATGACCTCTTCACCATTTTTATCAACTGCATAAATCTCCAAGTCATCTTCTAAAACCTTTGGTGAAAACCACAAAAAGTTGTCCAATATATTGTATATCTTTAATGGAATATCGCTTTTATTAATCAACTGAAAGGTTGATAAAACCTTTTCAAATGTCAAGTTTGATGGTAAATACACAAAATGCATTTCAGTTAAAATATCGTTAAACTTTCTAATTATTTTTTTTATCATACCATCTTTTTTTTCCGCTTTTATCGTAAACAACTTTTCAGAAATCGTTATTTCTCCATCAAAATCTTCTGATATTTTGTGTGTATACAGATACTTGTAAAATATATCTTCTAGATCGTTTATAGGAGGTGAAAGTTTTAAAGTTCTATTAGTTCCTATATAATACTTTCCCTCAAACTTTACCCACGTTACCTTTTTTGGAACTTTTACAAAGACTATCTTATTTCCATCTTCACAAAATACTTCTTCATATCTTACAATCTGTAATTGGTCTTTGTAATATTCAAAAATTAACCTAAATGCATGATAAGACTGAGAAAATAAAAAAATCGGAGTGATTAATAAAGTAGCATATAAAAATTTTTTCACTGTTTCACCTTCTCAAAATCCATCACTTACTAAAGTTATATTGTATATGGATTCAAAATCTTCTATAGTACTATTAATATGTGTTTGATTATCTGCAAAAAGCTCAGTTTTTGGTTTGTCAAAATTCAATAGGAAAAGTGAAGAAACAACACCAATACTTAACACTAAGATCAAAACTTTTCCAAGATTTGATATCTTTTTTCTTTTTTGAATAATCTTAATTACCTTTTCTTCTAATATCTCTCCTGGTTTATAACAGGTTGTATGTTTTAAAGCATTCAAAATTTTTTCGTACTTTTCATCAGTCATACTATACCTTCCTCCTTAAGTATCTTTTGGAATAATTTTCTTGCATTGTGAAGTCTACTTTTTACAGTGCCCTCTGGAATATTTAAAATATCAGCTATTTCCTGGTAGGACAGCTCATCGATATCCCTAAGTTTTATTAAAACTCTATCTCTTTCTGGCAACTTCTCTAGTGCTTTATTTATTTTTTCATATAATATCTCTGATTCCACTTCTTTTTGTACATCTGTCTCTTTGTCCGGAATATCCACTTCTATATCTTCTGTATCATCTGTTTCCACACTAAATACCTTTTCGTTTTTCTTTTTGTATTTTTCATAATATGTATTACAGACATTCATAGTTATCCTATATATCCAAGTAGATAAAGAAGAATTTCCCTTAAATTTTTTAATCCCTTTAAATACCCTAAACATAACCTCTTGAACTATATCATCTACATCGTCAGTTCCAAAATAAGTCTTTGCAAAAGAACCAATTTTCGGTGCAAAATCTCTATATAGCCTCCTATAAGCCCACTCATCACCTTTTTTGAGGGCTTTTATAAACTTTTTTTCGTTTTTCCAACTAATTTGACCATCTTCATTCATTTTATGTTCTAAAGAGCTCAAGTTCTTCACCACCAATTATCTTTCTAAATTCAAGTGCATTAAGTAGTGCGTATCCGTTGTAGCAATTGTTAAAATATATATATTTTTCTCCTTTAAATTCTTTTATCTCATTGTATATAGTTAAAAGTTCTTCCCTTTTATACTTGTAATTATACCTTGTCTTAGCATTTGATTCAAACCATTTTGTGTTTCTTCCATGAAGTCGGACGTATAACCTTTTATTTGCATTCATTTGAAAAGGATAAAAATCTTTTAGTTTTGGTTGATCTATTGTTATTATTTCAAAATCATCTGTTTTGAAGTCTTTCCATGAAACATGTCTAAATTCAACAAATAGATTGTTTATCTTTTTAGAAAGTTTATACAAAAACATTTCGTTATCTTTATTTCTTTTAAATGAAAATGGAAATTGAGCAAGATACCCAACAAGTCTTTTTTCTTTTTCAATTTCCTTTGTTGCTTTTAGAAAATTTTCTACGTAATCTATTTCCCTTTCATGGGTTATGCCACCAAACAATTTGACGGAAAAAAGAAAATTGTTGGGGGTATTTCTAAGAAGCGATACTATACTCTTATACGATGGCATTCGGTAGAATGTGTAGTTAAGTTCAACTGTGTTGAACCGGTATTTCCAAACATAGAACCTTAACATATTACTTTTCTTTATATTGTTTGGATAAACCTTTCCTATCCAATCGTCAAATTGAAAACCACTTGTTCCAATGTAGGTCATTTTTCAACACCATACTCAAGATGTTCTACTAGATGGAAAGGAATATCATCAATAAAACTTTTTCCTCGTCTTAATATATAATCATTTCCGTAAAATATTCTTGATGAACCTCCCACACTGTGTATTATGTACAAATAATCTTTAGCCCTTGTAATAGCTACATAAAAAAGCCTTTCTTCTTCATCTAGGTTGTTTTCTCTAAAGCTCATAATATGTGGAAAATCGCCAGGATTAACACTTAGTATGAATACCACTTTCCATTCTAACCCTTTTGCCTGATGAACAGTTGTAAGTGTTACTTTTTCCTTTTCAGAGTTTTCGCTTTCTATTTCGTAGCTTTCACTTACCAGTATATCATTTAAG is a genomic window containing:
- a CDS encoding radical SAM protein; amino-acid sequence: MKSAILIDGYVDEPAVLGVPPYISTYARYIAGTLLLKGFDVSYITIDQIRQKNKWKDFNDYNVLVILSSVTVPGKYIGGTPITVDEIKKIFTLNKKPFRILTGAIVEFAENVEADDMTVDFLEYAFEKVDYQIIRVVSIKGASIVKQHPRYPDVICEVEVSTGCERKTYCTFCSEPILHPFFSSRPVKDIVDEVETLYKEGIKAFRLGRSANILAYGFDKNSSNVNVILINELYNGIRSVAPDLEVLHTDNANPGFIAKYYPESAKAIEMIVRYNTPGDILSFGVESFDEVVRKKNNIQGSVKDIDFAVKLVNEIGGKRIDGVPKLLPGLNFVFGLYGETKRSYEILYKKLREYLEKDMLVRRINLRQIYVVPNTPLWFLSQRKKIKVNKKLFNHYKYLIRNNIDNKMLRKVFPKGTVIRGVIPEYREGNITFARPLGTYPILVGVIGEITKKSDVYVVDYGLRSLTAVEVKKRVGEYSISDLIKIPGIGKSKAKELKEKFSEKLLVEMLEGDVV
- a CDS encoding DUF72 domain-containing protein, giving the protein MTYIGTSGFQFDDWIGKVYPNNIKKSNMLRFYVWKYRFNTVELNYTFYRMPSYKSIVSLLRNTPNNFLFSVKLFGGITHEREIDYVENFLKATKEIEKEKRLVGYLAQFPFSFKRNKDNEMFLYKLSKKINNLFVEFRHVSWKDFKTDDFEIITIDQPKLKDFYPFQMNANKRLYVRLHGRNTKWFESNAKTRYNYKYKREELLTIYNEIKEFKGEKYIYFNNCYNGYALLNALEFRKIIGGEELELFRT
- a CDS encoding RNA polymerase sigma factor, whose translation is MNEDGQISWKNEKKFIKALKKGDEWAYRRLYRDFAPKIGSFAKTYFGTDDVDDIVQEVMFRVFKGIKKFKGNSSLSTWIYRITMNVCNTYYEKYKKKNEKVFSVETDDTEDIEVDIPDKETDVQKEVESEILYEKINKALEKLPERDRVLIKLRDIDELSYQEIADILNIPEGTVKSRLHNARKLFQKILKEEGIV